In the Clavelina lepadiformis chromosome 8, kaClaLepa1.1, whole genome shotgun sequence genome, one interval contains:
- the LOC143468208 gene encoding calmodulin-regulated spectrin-associated protein 1-B-like isoform X3, which yields MKPPLTEVYTMGAGQYNAKASKIRSSITWIISFSSLKNKGRKICSEDCFERTGALTSTAAEYLISGTPYRRLIYYVFKIHPSGDRYESIIQTLSQYGMFFLKSEDSVITCDQLEANPIYMDAHLQLIDMLMNAAASKLWASTLNVVTSVKRFSTFFASKELPTNNEESIILWLGKVCCKVQQLEEVSEVHKTSSNRTYPTVTEDVDDLCDSCVLALVIHFYCPHMIPSEDIILNSLMSIADSLHNLQISLEFCYETLFPSYNLPSMEDFLSAEDFLQCSEELRQNFLTFYAFLFYCFEVDPHPEFVKPRDGHMKKCASKQNETRPHSAHQPLLRLSNLHEKSDADAAKILPEAKSLLSEATIRSFLPTSRSNSSCSNSSTSNLQTTFSRSTPDLAAKVAHMGVPQVPLLPKRQQEGRPPSRATPRLSSRRLENSSLRKSTSLDDVTNGVPEAANTPSKWNTRVQAFSVYKDETVTPERPSYETDAHSSATFNYPGGTSLLSRVEVDDEVDDILSGRVRDSEDLNLTQSFDLEWSGFTKGEMNKSRTDKENVSVNAGDMLLETVRTNEHRSPLSTTRTKFNARPLTDSGDWVGDTSSDITSVTNLTSDLNGLGDGLDDFSPFISSTSKETTFSASRTSNVGISADSPEKSSLRSPWTLSELKTSYIVENGNFNTADSARAAGYPVIIDPTEAHSIHLKEEESRVGNCAFQDERAETRKSHRARLADSPLRASATIISPNKVADTSPQKIQETRWSCLAQQRGYRDNSSNNKVVTRPDALELFRQLELSRQKSAKREAEYRLKDARYAELLHQFELLKRETALTKQTNFRLNMQLKQPKNLKGEFISDKSGVTKKDEISSDYSSKSPSPATSERNLEGNTSETLPAEQLSSDLSVLQSQSNESGNTIMGSFDMDTVIFVPRNIEKLKQSIDENQNFNNRVMQNNQTQILSRSDVDARLNNPSSSNKMTPGITSKVNSPQSASGSSRNKHKDLSSQSPTRSHAKASNVVMTETAVEDSQTRRSLFPSGSKGHKQDPETSQESHDISINYNTFSDRIKSSSCQSTPSKSPRATSSQARDDSFSNLDDSERRAMGFTIVDENSPASKLAKKKEQFLLSRLKKEEEQRKKQMEREKESEVRKVEARLQQERALQKKVEEKEKREKRLKEYQKRKKQEEEASLHQVGVIGSSGSAKKTPKVKLTPQHPERDESSRNLEHDVPSTSRGLTVPFSPKIFAHRSSSREDDSDSLGSTPGSEYTGPKLYKQLSVKSNRTLIMNSLNHCCLSGKVNEPVRNKTLQALEQSEARHLMVLFRDGKCQYRGLYSYHPDEEKLHKICGTGPHTITPPMIESLFKYNSGRRSFSSVPSKTLSVSIDGITIKNSLWQHAKK from the exons ATGAAACCTCCACTTACTGAAGTCTACACCATGGGCGCTGGGCAATACAATGCCAAAGCGTCAAAG ATTCGAAGTTCTATTACGTGGATAATTAGCTTTTCGTCTCTCAAAAACAAGGGAAGAAAAATTTGTTCTGAAGATTGTTTCGAAAGAACTGGTGCTCTTACATCGACTGCTGCAGAATATTTAATCAGTG GTACTCCATACAGAAGACTAATTTATTACGTGTTCAAAATACATCCTTCTGGAGATAGATATGAATCTATCATTCAAACTTTGTCTCAATACGGCATGTTTTTCCTCAAGAGTGAGGATTCCGTAATAACCTGTGATCAGCTGGAAGCAAACCCAATATACATG GATGCACATTTGCAGTTGATTGACATGTTAATGAACGCAGCGGCTTCCAAATTATGGGCTTCAACATTAAATGTTGTGACATCTGTGAAAcgtttttctactttttttgCCTCTAAAGAATTGCCGACTAATAATGAAGAATCAATTATTTTGTGGTTAGGAAAG GTTTGCTGCAAGGTTCAACAGCTTGAAGAAGTGTCAGAAGTTCACAAG ACGTCATCAAACAGAACGTATCCAACAGTTACTGAGGATGTTGATGATCTCTGTGATAGCTGTGTGCTGGCTCTTGTCATACATTTTTATTGCCCACACATGATACCTTCGGAAG ATATCATTTTAAACAGTCTGATGTCAATAGCGGACTCTCTCCATAATCTTCAGATTTCCCTTGAGTTTTGTTACGAAACGTTGTTCCCCAGCTACAACCTCCCAAGCATGGAGGACTTTTTAAGTGCGGAAGATTTTCTTCAGTGCTCCGAAGAATTGCGACAAAACTTCCTTACATTTTATGCTTTTCTCTTTTACTGCTTTGAGGTTGACCCTCACCCAGAATTTGTTAAACCGAGAG ATGGTCATATGAAGAAATGTGCTTCCAAGCAAAATGAAACCAGACCTCATTCTGCTCACCAGCCATTGTTAAG ATTAAGCAACCTCCATGAAAAAAGTGATGCGGACGCCGCCAAGATTCTTCCGGAAGCAAAATCTTTGCTTAGCGAGGCAACAATAAGAAGTTTCTTACCAACGAGTCGGAGCAACAGTTCATGCAGCAACTCATCAACATCTAATTTGCAA ACAACTTTCTCTCGAAGCACACCCGATCTTGCTGCTAAGGTTGCTCACATGGGGGTTCCCCAAGTGCCACTGCTGCCGAAGAGACAACAGGAAGGACGGCCACCTAGTCGTGCCACTCCCAG ACTCTCAAGTAGAAGGCTTGAAAATTCATCTTTACGAAAATCAACATCgcttgatgatgtcacaaatgGTGTGCCAGAGGCAGCTAACACACCTTCGAAATGGAACACCAGAGTTCAggcgttctccgtgtacaaaGATG AAACGGTGACACCAGAGCGACCTTCGTATGAAACTGATGCTCACTCAAGCGCGACATTTAATTATCCTGGCGGAACCAGCTTGCTATCGAGAGTCGAAGTTGACGACGAAGTGGATGATATTTTAAGCGGGAGGGTGCGAGATAGTGAG GACCTGAACCTCACACAAAGCTTCGACCTGGAGTGGAGCGGATTCACAAAAGGAGAAATGAATAAATCCCGCACcgataaagaaaatgtttcagtGAATGCTGGTGATATGTTGTTAGAAACCGTTCGAACAAACGAACACAGATCTCCGCTGTCAACGACAAGGACCAAGTTCAACGCTCGACCATTGACTGACAGCGGTGATTGGGTCGGGGACACGTCGTCCGATATTACGTCAGTCACGAATCTCACTTCGGATTTAAACGGGCTGGGTGATGGTTTGGATGATTTTTCGCCATTTATTTCAAGCACGTCTAAGGAAACCACTTTTTCAGCCAGCAG GACCTCCAACGTTGGAATAAGTGCTGACTCACCTGAAAAAAGCAGTTTAAGATCTCCTTGGACATTGAGTGAACTTAAAACAAGCTACATAGTTGAAAATGGGAATTTCAACACGGCCGACTCTGCTCGAGCGGCCGGTTATCCCGTCATAATAGACCCAACTGAAGCCCACTCCATTCATTTGAAGGAGGAG GAAAGTCGAGTAGGAAATTGTGCATTCCAGGATGAAAGAGCTGAAACCCGAAAGTCTCACAGAGCAAGGCTCGCTGATTCTCCTCTCAGGGCATCGG CCACAATTATTTCACCGAACAAAGTAGCCGATACTTCACCTCAAAAAATACAGGAGACACGCTGGTCATGTTTAGCTCAG CAACGAGGTTATCGTGATAATTCTTCAAACAATAAAGTCGTCACAAGACCGGACGCTCTTGAGCTTTTTCGTCAACTCGAGCTGAGCAGGCAGAAATCAGCCAAACGTGAAGCGGAATATCGGTTGAAAGATGCGAGATACGCTGAGCTTCTTCATCAGTTCGAATTATTAAAAAGAGAAACTGctttaacaaaacagacaaatTTCAGGCTCAAT ATGCAGTTGAAACAACCAAAGAATTTAAAAGGTGAATTCATTTCGGATAAATCAG GTGTGACAAAGAAGGATGAGATTAGTTCCGATTACTCCTCCAAGAGTCCCAGTCCCGCAACATCTGAGAGGAATTTGGAAGGAAACACGTCAG AAACTTTGCCTGCAGAGCAGCTGAGCAGTGACTTGTCCGTACTTCAAAGTCAGTCGAACGAGTCCGGAAACACTATCATGGGATCTTTCGACATGGACACTGTTATTTTCGTGCCTCGTAACATTGAAAAATTGAAGCAGTCTATCGatgaaaatcaaaactttAATAACCGGGTCATGCAAAATAATCAAACGCAGATTTTAAGCCGGTCCGATGTTGATGCGAGATTAAATAATCCGTCATCCTCTAACAAAATGACTCCCGGTATTACTTCGAAAGTGAACTCACCTCAGTCAGCATCCGGATCAAGTCGGAACAAACACAAAGATCTTTCCTCGCAAAGTCCGACTCGCTCTCACGCAAAAGCAAGCAACGTTGTTATGACGGAGACAGCTGTTGAAGACAGTCAGACTCGACGATCATTATTTCCTTCTGGCAGCAAAGGCCACAAACAAGATCCGG AAACATCACAAGAATCTCATGACATTTCAATCAACTACAACACGTTTTCCGACCGGATAAAAAGCTCATCGTGTCAATCAACACCCTCGAAATCGCCTCGTGCAACCTCTT CTCAAGCTAGAGACGACTCCTTCTCCAACCTGGATGATTCGGAGAGAAGAG CGATGGGTTTCACGATCGTCGATGAGAATAGTCCGGCGAGCAAACTTGCAAAGAAGAAGGAACAATTCCTCCTCTCACGATTAAAGAAAGAAGAAGAGCAGAGGAAGAAGCAGATGGAGCGAGAAAAGGAATCAGAAGTGAGAAAAGTCGAAGCCAG ACTTCAACAGGAGAGAGCTTTGCAGAAAAAGGtggaggaaaaagaaaaaagagaaaaaagattGAAGGAGTatcagaaaagaaaaaagcaagaGGAGGAGGCGTCTCTCCATCAAGTTGGTGTCATCGGCTCCAGTGGAAGTGCAAAGAAG ACCCCCAAGGTAAAACTCACTCCACAGCACCCAGAACGTGATGAATCTTCAAGAAATTTGGAACACG ATGTGCCATCTACAAGCCGTGGGTTGACTGTTCCCTTCTCCCCGAAAATCTTTGCCCATAGG TCGAGTTCTCGTGAAGATGATTCAGATTCGTTGGGATCAACTCCAGGATCTGAATACACTG GGCCAAAGTTATACAAGCAACTTAGTGTTAAATCGAACAGGACTCTGATAATGAACTCTCTCAATCATTGCTGTTTGTCTGGTAAAGTGAATGAACCCGTTCGCAATAAAACGCTGCAG GCACTGGAGCAAAGTGAAGCACGCCACTTGATGGTGCTGTTCAGGGACGGCAAATGTCAGTATCGTGGCTTGTACAGCTACCACCCCGATGAAGAAAAATTGCACAAGATTTGTGGGACTG GCCCACATACCATTACACCTCCAATGATTGAATCTCTCTTCAAATACAACTCTGGAAGAAGGTCATTTTCCAGTGTCCCTTCAAAAACATTGTCGGTCAGCATTGATGGAATCACTATCAAGAACTCTCTCTGGCAGCATGCAAAGAAATGA
- the LOC143468208 gene encoding calmodulin-regulated spectrin-associated protein 1-B-like isoform X5, whose amino-acid sequence MKPPLTEVYTMGAGQYNAKASKIRSSITWIISFSSLKNKGRKICSEDCFERTGALTSTAAEYLISGTPYRRLIYYVFKIHPSGDRYESIIQTLSQYGMFFLKSEDSVITCDQLEANPIYMDAHLQLIDMLMNAAASKLWASTLNVVTSVKRFSTFFASKELPTNNEESIILWLGKVCCKVQQLEEVSEVHKWFRKLFRTSSNRTYPTVTEDVDDLCDSCVLALVIHFYCPHMIPSEDIILNSLMSIADSLHNLQISLEFCYETLFPSYNLPSMEDFLSAEDFLQCSEELRQNFLTFYAFLFYCFEVDPHPEFVKPRDGHMKKCASKQNETRPHSAHQPLLRLSNLHEKSDADAAKILPEAKSLLSEATIRSFLPTSRSNSSCSNSSTSNLQTTFSRSTPDLAAKVAHMGVPQVPLLPKRQQEGRPPSRATPRLSSRRLENSSLRKSTSLDDVTNGVPEAANTPSKWNTRVQAFSVYKDETVTPERPSYETDAHSSATFNYPGGTSLLSRVEVDDEVDDILSGRVRDSEDLNLTQSFDLEWSGFTKGEMNKSRTDKENVSVNAGDMLLETVRTNEHRSPLSTTRTKFNARPLTDSGDWVGDTSSDITSVTNLTSDLNGLGDGLDDFSPFISSTSKETTFSASRTSNVGISADSPEKSSLRSPWTLSELKTSYIVENGNFNTADSARAAGYPVIIDPTEAHSIHLKEEESRVGNCAFQDERAETRKSHRARLADSPLRASATIISPNKVADTSPQKIQETRWSCLAQQRGYRDNSSNNKVVTRPDALELFRQLELSRQKSAKREAEYRLKDARYAELLHQFELLKRETALTKQTNFRLNLKQPKNLKGVTKKDEISSDYSSKSPSPATSERNLEGNTSETLPAEQLSSDLSVLQSQSNESGNTIMGSFDMDTVIFVPRNIEKLKQSIDENQNFNNRVMQNNQTQILSRSDVDARLNNPSSSNKMTPGITSKVNSPQSASGSSRNKHKDLSSQSPTRSHAKASNVVMTETAVEDSQTRRSLFPSGSKGHKQDPETSQESHDISINYNTFSDRIKSSSCQSTPSKSPRATSSQARDDSFSNLDDSERRAMGFTIVDENSPASKLAKKKEQFLLSRLKKEEEQRKKQMEREKESEVRKVEARLQQERALQKKVEEKEKREKRLKEYQKRKKQEEEASLHQVGVIGSSGSAKKTPKVKLTPQHPERDESSRNLEHDVPSTSRGLTVPFSPKIFAHRSSSREDDSDSLGSTPGSEYTGPKLYKQLSVKSNRTLIMNSLNHCCLSGKVNEPVRNKTLQALEQSEARHLMVLFRDGKCQYRGLYSYHPDEEKLHKICGTGPHTITPPMIESLFKYNSGRRSFSSVPSKTLSVSIDGITIKNSLWQHAKK is encoded by the exons ATGAAACCTCCACTTACTGAAGTCTACACCATGGGCGCTGGGCAATACAATGCCAAAGCGTCAAAG ATTCGAAGTTCTATTACGTGGATAATTAGCTTTTCGTCTCTCAAAAACAAGGGAAGAAAAATTTGTTCTGAAGATTGTTTCGAAAGAACTGGTGCTCTTACATCGACTGCTGCAGAATATTTAATCAGTG GTACTCCATACAGAAGACTAATTTATTACGTGTTCAAAATACATCCTTCTGGAGATAGATATGAATCTATCATTCAAACTTTGTCTCAATACGGCATGTTTTTCCTCAAGAGTGAGGATTCCGTAATAACCTGTGATCAGCTGGAAGCAAACCCAATATACATG GATGCACATTTGCAGTTGATTGACATGTTAATGAACGCAGCGGCTTCCAAATTATGGGCTTCAACATTAAATGTTGTGACATCTGTGAAAcgtttttctactttttttgCCTCTAAAGAATTGCCGACTAATAATGAAGAATCAATTATTTTGTGGTTAGGAAAG GTTTGCTGCAAGGTTCAACAGCTTGAAGAAGTGTCAGAAGTTCACAAG TGGTTTAGAAAACTTTTTCGA ACGTCATCAAACAGAACGTATCCAACAGTTACTGAGGATGTTGATGATCTCTGTGATAGCTGTGTGCTGGCTCTTGTCATACATTTTTATTGCCCACACATGATACCTTCGGAAG ATATCATTTTAAACAGTCTGATGTCAATAGCGGACTCTCTCCATAATCTTCAGATTTCCCTTGAGTTTTGTTACGAAACGTTGTTCCCCAGCTACAACCTCCCAAGCATGGAGGACTTTTTAAGTGCGGAAGATTTTCTTCAGTGCTCCGAAGAATTGCGACAAAACTTCCTTACATTTTATGCTTTTCTCTTTTACTGCTTTGAGGTTGACCCTCACCCAGAATTTGTTAAACCGAGAG ATGGTCATATGAAGAAATGTGCTTCCAAGCAAAATGAAACCAGACCTCATTCTGCTCACCAGCCATTGTTAAG ATTAAGCAACCTCCATGAAAAAAGTGATGCGGACGCCGCCAAGATTCTTCCGGAAGCAAAATCTTTGCTTAGCGAGGCAACAATAAGAAGTTTCTTACCAACGAGTCGGAGCAACAGTTCATGCAGCAACTCATCAACATCTAATTTGCAA ACAACTTTCTCTCGAAGCACACCCGATCTTGCTGCTAAGGTTGCTCACATGGGGGTTCCCCAAGTGCCACTGCTGCCGAAGAGACAACAGGAAGGACGGCCACCTAGTCGTGCCACTCCCAG ACTCTCAAGTAGAAGGCTTGAAAATTCATCTTTACGAAAATCAACATCgcttgatgatgtcacaaatgGTGTGCCAGAGGCAGCTAACACACCTTCGAAATGGAACACCAGAGTTCAggcgttctccgtgtacaaaGATG AAACGGTGACACCAGAGCGACCTTCGTATGAAACTGATGCTCACTCAAGCGCGACATTTAATTATCCTGGCGGAACCAGCTTGCTATCGAGAGTCGAAGTTGACGACGAAGTGGATGATATTTTAAGCGGGAGGGTGCGAGATAGTGAG GACCTGAACCTCACACAAAGCTTCGACCTGGAGTGGAGCGGATTCACAAAAGGAGAAATGAATAAATCCCGCACcgataaagaaaatgtttcagtGAATGCTGGTGATATGTTGTTAGAAACCGTTCGAACAAACGAACACAGATCTCCGCTGTCAACGACAAGGACCAAGTTCAACGCTCGACCATTGACTGACAGCGGTGATTGGGTCGGGGACACGTCGTCCGATATTACGTCAGTCACGAATCTCACTTCGGATTTAAACGGGCTGGGTGATGGTTTGGATGATTTTTCGCCATTTATTTCAAGCACGTCTAAGGAAACCACTTTTTCAGCCAGCAG GACCTCCAACGTTGGAATAAGTGCTGACTCACCTGAAAAAAGCAGTTTAAGATCTCCTTGGACATTGAGTGAACTTAAAACAAGCTACATAGTTGAAAATGGGAATTTCAACACGGCCGACTCTGCTCGAGCGGCCGGTTATCCCGTCATAATAGACCCAACTGAAGCCCACTCCATTCATTTGAAGGAGGAG GAAAGTCGAGTAGGAAATTGTGCATTCCAGGATGAAAGAGCTGAAACCCGAAAGTCTCACAGAGCAAGGCTCGCTGATTCTCCTCTCAGGGCATCGG CCACAATTATTTCACCGAACAAAGTAGCCGATACTTCACCTCAAAAAATACAGGAGACACGCTGGTCATGTTTAGCTCAG CAACGAGGTTATCGTGATAATTCTTCAAACAATAAAGTCGTCACAAGACCGGACGCTCTTGAGCTTTTTCGTCAACTCGAGCTGAGCAGGCAGAAATCAGCCAAACGTGAAGCGGAATATCGGTTGAAAGATGCGAGATACGCTGAGCTTCTTCATCAGTTCGAATTATTAAAAAGAGAAACTGctttaacaaaacagacaaatTTCAGGCTCAAT TTGAAACAACCAAAGAATTTAAAAG GTGTGACAAAGAAGGATGAGATTAGTTCCGATTACTCCTCCAAGAGTCCCAGTCCCGCAACATCTGAGAGGAATTTGGAAGGAAACACGTCAG AAACTTTGCCTGCAGAGCAGCTGAGCAGTGACTTGTCCGTACTTCAAAGTCAGTCGAACGAGTCCGGAAACACTATCATGGGATCTTTCGACATGGACACTGTTATTTTCGTGCCTCGTAACATTGAAAAATTGAAGCAGTCTATCGatgaaaatcaaaactttAATAACCGGGTCATGCAAAATAATCAAACGCAGATTTTAAGCCGGTCCGATGTTGATGCGAGATTAAATAATCCGTCATCCTCTAACAAAATGACTCCCGGTATTACTTCGAAAGTGAACTCACCTCAGTCAGCATCCGGATCAAGTCGGAACAAACACAAAGATCTTTCCTCGCAAAGTCCGACTCGCTCTCACGCAAAAGCAAGCAACGTTGTTATGACGGAGACAGCTGTTGAAGACAGTCAGACTCGACGATCATTATTTCCTTCTGGCAGCAAAGGCCACAAACAAGATCCGG AAACATCACAAGAATCTCATGACATTTCAATCAACTACAACACGTTTTCCGACCGGATAAAAAGCTCATCGTGTCAATCAACACCCTCGAAATCGCCTCGTGCAACCTCTT CTCAAGCTAGAGACGACTCCTTCTCCAACCTGGATGATTCGGAGAGAAGAG CGATGGGTTTCACGATCGTCGATGAGAATAGTCCGGCGAGCAAACTTGCAAAGAAGAAGGAACAATTCCTCCTCTCACGATTAAAGAAAGAAGAAGAGCAGAGGAAGAAGCAGATGGAGCGAGAAAAGGAATCAGAAGTGAGAAAAGTCGAAGCCAG ACTTCAACAGGAGAGAGCTTTGCAGAAAAAGGtggaggaaaaagaaaaaagagaaaaaagattGAAGGAGTatcagaaaagaaaaaagcaagaGGAGGAGGCGTCTCTCCATCAAGTTGGTGTCATCGGCTCCAGTGGAAGTGCAAAGAAG ACCCCCAAGGTAAAACTCACTCCACAGCACCCAGAACGTGATGAATCTTCAAGAAATTTGGAACACG ATGTGCCATCTACAAGCCGTGGGTTGACTGTTCCCTTCTCCCCGAAAATCTTTGCCCATAGG TCGAGTTCTCGTGAAGATGATTCAGATTCGTTGGGATCAACTCCAGGATCTGAATACACTG GGCCAAAGTTATACAAGCAACTTAGTGTTAAATCGAACAGGACTCTGATAATGAACTCTCTCAATCATTGCTGTTTGTCTGGTAAAGTGAATGAACCCGTTCGCAATAAAACGCTGCAG GCACTGGAGCAAAGTGAAGCACGCCACTTGATGGTGCTGTTCAGGGACGGCAAATGTCAGTATCGTGGCTTGTACAGCTACCACCCCGATGAAGAAAAATTGCACAAGATTTGTGGGACTG GCCCACATACCATTACACCTCCAATGATTGAATCTCTCTTCAAATACAACTCTGGAAGAAGGTCATTTTCCAGTGTCCCTTCAAAAACATTGTCGGTCAGCATTGATGGAATCACTATCAAGAACTCTCTCTGGCAGCATGCAAAGAAATGA